A DNA window from Drosophila biarmipes strain raj3 chromosome 2R, RU_DBia_V1.1, whole genome shotgun sequence contains the following coding sequences:
- the LOC108030175 gene encoding ankyrin repeat domain-containing protein 13D isoform X1, which translates to MRSVEEIKAEYPLHWHIWHNELEQLQAALEQNDKEKIDPRGRTPLMLAVRLANLACVKCLLAAKCNATYEHEGWSIVQEAVCTGDVDILTAIIEVRDLQRHVQRVTHVPKLLQHLLDAPDFYIEMKWEFTSWVPLMSRLCPSDTYKVYKRGANVRIDTTLLGFDNNTWQRGNRSYIFKGAKETATMIEIDHDTNEVMVEEMSSDIGDIVAIPPALGTVRARLNAPVITNNIEMDKISFERNKSGIWGWRSEKSEIINGYNCKVYGASNVEFVTKTRMDHLSEEQIKNKTARTPLHSLLGIADEDYVSPADAAAALKDRTPSPRLGEDSLPGAENGGRISPAPGNQSNGSSACASGISTPKSSVTPEEYFTPEVDLHGRDVGGPKNLSTKVQRFKANLWLAEEHPIRLQEQVLPILDLMSTMASPHVSKLRDFITMQLPAGFPVKVEIPLFHVLNACITFGNVFALTTPVEHVATLQEEDRVTCLVDDRCFDVPAHYINRGSDVRRQIPLDEDDMLQYAIEQSLVETSGACGVDARDDDKVDIWEVLRGQNVVGSDLLPEDDEQLQRVLQESLLGAHANPQSGSPASEDDDDGGFRYVDPDLAMAMRLSQQEQRKFELERQQEQEMIEQALKLSLQEH; encoded by the exons ATGAGGAGCGTTGAGGAGATCAAGGCGGAGTACCCGCTGCACTGGCACATCTGGCACAACGagctggagcagctgcagGCGGCCCTTGAGCAG AACGATAAGGAGAAAATCGATCCCCGCGGCCGCACGCCCCTGATGCTGGCCGTGAGATTGGCCAATTTGGCGTGCGTCAAGTGCCTGCTGGCAGCCAAGTGCAATGCCACCTACGAGCACGAAGGATGGTCCA TTGTCCAGGAGGCCGTTTGCACCGGCGATGTCGACATCCTGACGGCCATCATCGAGGTGAGGGATCTCCAGCGTCATGTCCAGCGGGTGACGCATGTGCCCAAGCTGCTGCAGCACCTCCTGGATGCCCCCGACTTCTACATCGAGATGAAGTGGGAGTTCACCTCCTGGGTGCCGCTGATGTCGCGCCTCTGCCCCAGCGACACCTACAAGGTATACAAGCGGGGCGCCAACGTCCGGATAGACACCACTCTCCTGGGCTTCGACAACAACACCTGGCAACGGGGCAATCGCTCGTACATCTTCAAGGGAGCTA AAGAAACTGCCACGATGATCGAGATCGATCACGACACAAACGAGGTGATGGTGGAGGAGATGAGCAGCGACATCGGCGACATTGTGGCCATACCACCTGCCTTGGGTACTGTGAGGGCCCGTCTCAATGCCCCGGTGATCACCAACAACATCGAGATGGACAAGATCAGTTTTGAGCGCAACAAGAGCGGCATTTGGGGCTGGCGTAGCGAGAAATCGGAGATAATCAACGGCTACAACTGCAAGGTGTACGGAGCCAGCAATGTGGAGTTCGTCACCAAGACGCGCATGGATCACCTGAGCGAGGAGCAGATTAAG aacAAGACAGCAAGGACGCCGCTCCACAGTCTGCTGGGAATTGCCGATGAGGACTATGTGTCCCCCGCTGATGCCGCAGCAGCACTCAAAGATCGC ACACCCTCGCCTCGTTTGGGGGAAGATTCCCTCCCCGGCGCTGAAAACGGTGGTCGAATCTCACCGGCCCCTGGAAATCAGAGCAACGGCAGCTCCGCCTGTGCATCAGGCATCAGTACACCCAAGTCTTCTGTAACTCCAGAGGAGTACTTTACTCCGGAGGTGGATCTTCACGGCAGGGACGTTGGCGGTCCCAAGAACCTGAGCACAAAGGTGCAGCGCTTCAAGGCCAACTTGTGGCTGGCCGAGGAGCATCCCATTCGACTGCAGGAACAGGTGCTTCCCATTCTGGATCTCATGTCCACCATGGCCAGTCCACATGTGTCCAAGCTGAGGGACTTTATAACAATGCAGCTGCCTGCCGGTTTTCCCGTCAAAGTGGAAATCCCGCTCTTCCATGTCCTGAATGCCTGCATCACATTTGGAAATGTATTCGCTTTAACCACACCCGTGGAGCATGTGGCTACGCTGCAGGAGGAAGATCGCGTAACTTGTCTGGTGGACGATCGGTGCTTTGATGTCCCGGCTCACTACATAAACAGGGGGAGCGATGTCCGCCGCCAGATACCTCTCGATGAGGATGACATGCTGCAGTATGCCATCGAGCAGAGCTTGGTGGAAACAAGTGGAGCCTGTGGCGTGGACGCCAGGGACGACGACAAGGTGGACATCTGGGAGGTGCTAAGGGGCCAAAACGTGGTAGGATCGGACCTTCTGCCCGAAGATGACGAACAACTGCAACG GGTCCTCCAGGAATCATTGCTCGGAGCCCATGCGAATCCGCAAAGTGGTTCGCCCGCCTCCGAGGATGACGACGATGGAGGCTTCCGGTATGTGGATCCGGATCTGGCCATGGCCATGCGGCTGTCGCAACAGGAGCAGAGGAAGTTCGAGCTGGagcggcagcaggagcaggagatGATCGAGCAGGCGCTGAAGCTCAGTCTGCAGGAGCACTAA
- the LOC108030175 gene encoding ankyrin repeat domain-containing protein 13D isoform X2 — MRSVEEIKAEYPLHWHIWHNELEQLQAALEQNDKEKIDPRGRTPLMLAVRLANLACVKCLLAAKCNATYEHEGWSIVQEAVCTGDVDILTAIIEVRDLQRHVQRVTHVPKLLQHLLDAPDFYIEMKWEFTSWVPLMSRLCPSDTYKVYKRGANVRIDTTLLGFDNNTWQRGNRSYIFKGAKETATMIEIDHDTNEVMVEEMSSDIGDIVAIPPALGTVRARLNAPVITNNIEMDKISFERNKSGIWGWRSEKSEIINGYNCKVYGASNVEFVTKTRMDHLSEEQIKNKTARTPLHSLLGIADEDYVSPADAAAALKDRTPSPRLGEDSLPGAENGGRISPAPGNQSNGSSACASGISTPKSSVTPEEYFTPEVDLHGRDVGGPKNLSTKVQRFKANLWLAEEHPIRLQEQVLPILDLMSTMASPHVSKLRDFITMQLPAGFPVKVEIPLFHVLNACITFGNVFALTTPVEHVATLQEEDRVTCLVDDRCFDVPAHYINRGSDVRRQIPLDEDDMLQYAIEQSLVETSGACGVDARDDDKVDIWEVLRGQNVVGSDLLPEDDEQLQRGHRFSSHLLSPHRQQYGRYSPSPKHHPQSFPHSQLQLEPQTRGRSSSAGAQFKNDLGYMKKIFK, encoded by the exons ATGAGGAGCGTTGAGGAGATCAAGGCGGAGTACCCGCTGCACTGGCACATCTGGCACAACGagctggagcagctgcagGCGGCCCTTGAGCAG AACGATAAGGAGAAAATCGATCCCCGCGGCCGCACGCCCCTGATGCTGGCCGTGAGATTGGCCAATTTGGCGTGCGTCAAGTGCCTGCTGGCAGCCAAGTGCAATGCCACCTACGAGCACGAAGGATGGTCCA TTGTCCAGGAGGCCGTTTGCACCGGCGATGTCGACATCCTGACGGCCATCATCGAGGTGAGGGATCTCCAGCGTCATGTCCAGCGGGTGACGCATGTGCCCAAGCTGCTGCAGCACCTCCTGGATGCCCCCGACTTCTACATCGAGATGAAGTGGGAGTTCACCTCCTGGGTGCCGCTGATGTCGCGCCTCTGCCCCAGCGACACCTACAAGGTATACAAGCGGGGCGCCAACGTCCGGATAGACACCACTCTCCTGGGCTTCGACAACAACACCTGGCAACGGGGCAATCGCTCGTACATCTTCAAGGGAGCTA AAGAAACTGCCACGATGATCGAGATCGATCACGACACAAACGAGGTGATGGTGGAGGAGATGAGCAGCGACATCGGCGACATTGTGGCCATACCACCTGCCTTGGGTACTGTGAGGGCCCGTCTCAATGCCCCGGTGATCACCAACAACATCGAGATGGACAAGATCAGTTTTGAGCGCAACAAGAGCGGCATTTGGGGCTGGCGTAGCGAGAAATCGGAGATAATCAACGGCTACAACTGCAAGGTGTACGGAGCCAGCAATGTGGAGTTCGTCACCAAGACGCGCATGGATCACCTGAGCGAGGAGCAGATTAAG aacAAGACAGCAAGGACGCCGCTCCACAGTCTGCTGGGAATTGCCGATGAGGACTATGTGTCCCCCGCTGATGCCGCAGCAGCACTCAAAGATCGC ACACCCTCGCCTCGTTTGGGGGAAGATTCCCTCCCCGGCGCTGAAAACGGTGGTCGAATCTCACCGGCCCCTGGAAATCAGAGCAACGGCAGCTCCGCCTGTGCATCAGGCATCAGTACACCCAAGTCTTCTGTAACTCCAGAGGAGTACTTTACTCCGGAGGTGGATCTTCACGGCAGGGACGTTGGCGGTCCCAAGAACCTGAGCACAAAGGTGCAGCGCTTCAAGGCCAACTTGTGGCTGGCCGAGGAGCATCCCATTCGACTGCAGGAACAGGTGCTTCCCATTCTGGATCTCATGTCCACCATGGCCAGTCCACATGTGTCCAAGCTGAGGGACTTTATAACAATGCAGCTGCCTGCCGGTTTTCCCGTCAAAGTGGAAATCCCGCTCTTCCATGTCCTGAATGCCTGCATCACATTTGGAAATGTATTCGCTTTAACCACACCCGTGGAGCATGTGGCTACGCTGCAGGAGGAAGATCGCGTAACTTGTCTGGTGGACGATCGGTGCTTTGATGTCCCGGCTCACTACATAAACAGGGGGAGCGATGTCCGCCGCCAGATACCTCTCGATGAGGATGACATGCTGCAGTATGCCATCGAGCAGAGCTTGGTGGAAACAAGTGGAGCCTGTGGCGTGGACGCCAGGGACGACGACAAGGTGGACATCTGGGAGGTGCTAAGGGGCCAAAACGTGGTAGGATCGGACCTTCTGCCCGAAGATGACGAACAACTGCAACG TGGCCACCGCTTCTCCTCGCACTTACTGTCCCCCCACCGCCAACAGTACGGGCGGTACTCGCCCTCCCCCAAGCACCATCCCCAATCCTTTCCCCACTCACAACTCCAGTTGGAGCCGCAGACACGTGGGCGATCATCTTCGGCGGGTGCACAGTTCAAAAACGATTTGGGCTACATGAAGAAGATCTTCAAGTAG
- the LOC108030397 gene encoding lysophosphatidylserine lipase ABHD12 isoform X2 yields MLFTRRRQLKRVGLRSLQACLVIFFLIFVVLPLIFRYSVTFQRGILFLTFIKYPKGLDLTKPESVGLYATRNFYITVKDHDQDEDGVRVGVWHVLPSNAVRRFKRELRVEEEVNKDPDQHLEPAPGNEKELKELAPAIRSEFPVVLPENEQLFYERLLRMPGGTVVLYLHGNTASRGSGHRSEVYKLLRKLNYHVFSFDYRGYGDSDPVPPTEEGVVRDAMMVFEYIANITSNPIVVWGHSLGTGVATHLCAKLASLNERAPRGVILESPFTNIRDEIRMHPFAKLFKHLPWFDFTISNPMYNNMLRFESDLHVLQFRQPILIIHAADDVVVPIHLGYRLYRIALDGRSRAWGPVEFHRFRASLKYGHKYLCRAPELPELIQTFVESYRDAVY; encoded by the exons ATGCTCTTCACGCGCCGGCGACAACTCAAGAG AGTGGGTCTTCGATCTCTGCAAGCATGTCTGGTGATCTTCTTCCTGATCTTTGTGGTCCTGCCGCTGATCTTCCGCTACTCCGTGACGTTCCAGCGCGGCATACTCTTCCTCACATTCA TTAAGTACCCCAAGGGACTGGATCTCACCAAGCCAGAGAGCGTGGGACTGTATGCCACAAGGAACTTTTACATCACCGTCAAGGATCACGACCAGGACGAGGATGGAGTGCGCGTTGGTGTGTGGCATGTCCTGCCCAGCAATGCAGTGCGTCGCTTCAAGCGCGAACTGCgagtggaggaggaggtgaACAAGGACCCGGATCAGCACCTGGAGCCTGCGCCGGGCAACGAAAAGGAGCTGAAGGAGCTGGCGCCAGCTATACGCTCCGAATTCCCCGTCGTGCTGCCTGAGAACGAGCAGCTCTTCTACGAGCGCTTGCTGCGTATGCCAGGTGGCACTGTGGTGCTCTATCTCCACGGCAACACAGCCAGCCGAGGCAGTGGCCACCGATCGGAGGTGTACAAGTTACTGCGGAAGCTCAACTACCACGTCTTCTCCTTTGACTACAGAGGCTATGGAGATTCAGACCCCGTGCCTCCGACGGAGGAAGGCGTTGTGCGGGATGCCATGATGGTGTTTGAGTACATAGCCAACATCACCTCCAATCCGATCGTGGTTTGGGGTCACTCCCTGGGCACCGGGGTAGCCACGCACCTGTGTGCTAAGCTGGCGAGTTTGAACGAGAGGGCTCCCAGGGGAGTCATCCTCGAAAGCCCGTTCACCAACATCAGGGATGAGATACGCATGCATCCGTTCGCCAAGCTCTTCAAGCACCTGCCCTGGTTCGATTTCACCATCTCAAATCCCATGTACAACAATATGCTGAGGTTCGAGTCGGATCTTCACGTCCTACAATTCCGGCAGCCCATTCTGATCATTCATGCAGCCGACGACGTTGTGGTGCCCATCCACCTGGGCTACCGTCTGTACAGAATCGCCCTGGACGGAAGAAGCCGGGCCTGGGGACCCGTGGAGTTCCATCGCTTCAGGGCCAGCCTAAAGTATGGACACAAATACCTCTGCCGAGCTCCGGAATTGCCGGAACTGATCCAAACTTTCGTGGAGAGCTACCGGGATGCCGTCTACTAG
- the LOC108030397 gene encoding lysophosphatidylserine lipase ABHD12 isoform X1, whose translation MYELHNCLRSVFFATLIPGTILLSWLTGLVGLRSLQACLVIFFLIFVVLPLIFRYSVTFQRGILFLTFIKYPKGLDLTKPESVGLYATRNFYITVKDHDQDEDGVRVGVWHVLPSNAVRRFKRELRVEEEVNKDPDQHLEPAPGNEKELKELAPAIRSEFPVVLPENEQLFYERLLRMPGGTVVLYLHGNTASRGSGHRSEVYKLLRKLNYHVFSFDYRGYGDSDPVPPTEEGVVRDAMMVFEYIANITSNPIVVWGHSLGTGVATHLCAKLASLNERAPRGVILESPFTNIRDEIRMHPFAKLFKHLPWFDFTISNPMYNNMLRFESDLHVLQFRQPILIIHAADDVVVPIHLGYRLYRIALDGRSRAWGPVEFHRFRASLKYGHKYLCRAPELPELIQTFVESYRDAVY comes from the exons ATGTACGAGCTTCATAATTGCCTAAGGTCCGTTTTCTTTGCCACACTTATTCCCGGAACGATCCTACTTAGTTGGCTAACTGGTCT AGTGGGTCTTCGATCTCTGCAAGCATGTCTGGTGATCTTCTTCCTGATCTTTGTGGTCCTGCCGCTGATCTTCCGCTACTCCGTGACGTTCCAGCGCGGCATACTCTTCCTCACATTCA TTAAGTACCCCAAGGGACTGGATCTCACCAAGCCAGAGAGCGTGGGACTGTATGCCACAAGGAACTTTTACATCACCGTCAAGGATCACGACCAGGACGAGGATGGAGTGCGCGTTGGTGTGTGGCATGTCCTGCCCAGCAATGCAGTGCGTCGCTTCAAGCGCGAACTGCgagtggaggaggaggtgaACAAGGACCCGGATCAGCACCTGGAGCCTGCGCCGGGCAACGAAAAGGAGCTGAAGGAGCTGGCGCCAGCTATACGCTCCGAATTCCCCGTCGTGCTGCCTGAGAACGAGCAGCTCTTCTACGAGCGCTTGCTGCGTATGCCAGGTGGCACTGTGGTGCTCTATCTCCACGGCAACACAGCCAGCCGAGGCAGTGGCCACCGATCGGAGGTGTACAAGTTACTGCGGAAGCTCAACTACCACGTCTTCTCCTTTGACTACAGAGGCTATGGAGATTCAGACCCCGTGCCTCCGACGGAGGAAGGCGTTGTGCGGGATGCCATGATGGTGTTTGAGTACATAGCCAACATCACCTCCAATCCGATCGTGGTTTGGGGTCACTCCCTGGGCACCGGGGTAGCCACGCACCTGTGTGCTAAGCTGGCGAGTTTGAACGAGAGGGCTCCCAGGGGAGTCATCCTCGAAAGCCCGTTCACCAACATCAGGGATGAGATACGCATGCATCCGTTCGCCAAGCTCTTCAAGCACCTGCCCTGGTTCGATTTCACCATCTCAAATCCCATGTACAACAATATGCTGAGGTTCGAGTCGGATCTTCACGTCCTACAATTCCGGCAGCCCATTCTGATCATTCATGCAGCCGACGACGTTGTGGTGCCCATCCACCTGGGCTACCGTCTGTACAGAATCGCCCTGGACGGAAGAAGCCGGGCCTGGGGACCCGTGGAGTTCCATCGCTTCAGGGCCAGCCTAAAGTATGGACACAAATACCTCTGCCGAGCTCCGGAATTGCCGGAACTGATCCAAACTTTCGTGGAGAGCTACCGGGATGCCGTCTACTAG